The following are from one region of the Paenibacillus sp. JZ16 genome:
- a CDS encoding peptidoglycan D,D-transpeptidase FtsI family protein — translation MRLIRNKRITYGWLILTLLIAVLTLRLAWVQLVMKHQRVPGSRHTMVEASLIQRERGLVLDSGRGHFTDRNGKPLTGKLIWAAVMFPAGEQELKNSHHQLVKLARILGTNKDHLIQTWGKLKEPELWHGDKSLIPRSLTKDEIAQIQELELPKLKVLPYEQRYGNRQSGMQWLGFVSGQRKESLFFDDYPVVTGTSGLEKTMDSLIRGEGPTIVYFPVNSTNEVIQDIKPMVKAPDNRYYPLRISTTIDIDIQQGIEAITEKAGMKEGAVVVLDARNADIVAMVSRPFYNPEQIHPKDGQWENRGLKAATPGSIFKLVTAAAVLEHGLSSEGEHFHCDGEYGKFGMSCWKKGGHGTIDLREGFAESCNVVFATLAERLSAQQMAEAASALGFGQTVGWKSQQFLGLRSFAPLDHEEKGTVFSSLADASDAGVRVQTGIGQRDTAVSPLQAANAMVTLLHGGVKTQPRILQQIRYANGQLLQDTDPLKERTSGKGISRETSSILLEWMENVVEEGTGSSLKNRIWTLAGKSGTAQVTMKGRARNNQWFVGYGPVEKPRYAVAVLVENRNPNSSNQATDIFGQVSDFLASVESASGSA, via the coding sequence ATGAGGCTTATCCGCAATAAGCGAATTACATACGGATGGCTAATACTCACGCTTTTAATCGCCGTATTGACGCTGCGCCTTGCATGGGTGCAGCTTGTGATGAAGCATCAGCGCGTTCCCGGCAGCCGGCATACGATGGTAGAGGCATCGCTGATCCAGAGGGAGCGGGGCCTTGTGCTGGATTCGGGTCGCGGTCATTTTACGGATCGGAACGGAAAACCGCTCACGGGCAAACTTATCTGGGCAGCCGTGATGTTTCCTGCTGGCGAGCAGGAACTAAAGAACTCCCATCATCAGTTAGTGAAGCTGGCCCGTATACTGGGAACAAATAAGGATCATTTGATACAGACCTGGGGTAAGTTAAAGGAACCAGAATTGTGGCATGGGGACAAATCCCTCATTCCTCGTTCCTTAACCAAAGATGAGATTGCGCAGATTCAAGAGCTTGAACTACCGAAACTCAAGGTTCTTCCCTATGAGCAGCGATACGGCAATCGCCAATCGGGAATGCAGTGGCTTGGTTTTGTGTCCGGTCAGCGTAAGGAAAGCCTGTTCTTTGACGATTATCCAGTGGTTACCGGAACCAGTGGATTGGAGAAAACGATGGATTCGTTGATACGGGGGGAAGGGCCGACCATTGTCTATTTTCCGGTTAACAGTACTAATGAAGTCATTCAGGATATCAAGCCCATGGTGAAGGCGCCTGACAATCGGTACTATCCATTACGGATATCCACCACGATTGATATCGATATTCAACAAGGGATTGAGGCTATAACGGAGAAAGCGGGCATGAAAGAAGGGGCGGTTGTTGTGCTGGATGCCCGCAATGCGGATATCGTGGCCATGGTTTCAAGACCATTCTACAATCCGGAGCAGATTCACCCGAAGGATGGTCAGTGGGAGAATCGCGGGTTGAAGGCAGCCACACCAGGGTCCATCTTCAAGCTGGTCACGGCTGCAGCCGTACTTGAGCATGGTTTAAGCTCTGAAGGAGAACATTTCCATTGTGATGGCGAATACGGTAAGTTCGGAATGTCCTGCTGGAAAAAAGGGGGGCATGGAACGATTGATCTTCGTGAAGGCTTCGCGGAATCATGCAACGTCGTATTTGCTACACTTGCAGAGAGACTGTCCGCTCAGCAAATGGCAGAGGCGGCCTCTGCACTGGGATTCGGGCAAACGGTAGGCTGGAAATCCCAGCAGTTTCTAGGGCTTCGTTCTTTTGCGCCATTGGATCATGAAGAGAAGGGTACGGTATTTTCCAGCTTGGCGGACGCCTCTGATGCGGGTGTTAGAGTCCAGACTGGCATAGGTCAAAGGGACACTGCCGTATCCCCGCTGCAAGCCGCCAATGCGATGGTAACGCTGCTACATGGCGGGGTGAAGACCCAGCCCCGTATTTTACAGCAGATCCGGTATGCTAACGGGCAATTGCTGCAAGATACGGATCCTTTAAAGGAACGAACATCTGGAAAAGGTATTTCCCGGGAAACCTCTTCCATTCTGCTCGAGTGGATGGAGAATGTTGTCGAAGAGGGAACAGGCAGCTCATTAAAAAATCGCATATGGACTCTTGCAGGTAAATCCGGTACGGCCCAGGTAACAATGAAAGGCCGTGCCCGAAACAACCAGTGGTTTGTCGGGTACGGCCCAGTGGAGAAGCCACGTTATGCCGTGGCTGTATTGGTTGAGAATCGGAACCCGAACAGCAGCAATCAGGCAACCGACATATTCGGTCAGGTTTCCGATTTCTTGGCTTCGGTTGAATCGGCCTCCGGCTCTGCGTAA
- a CDS encoding AI-2E family transporter, which translates to MLPLYKKYWRTAFDIGLIVLTVYLIMFIFSKLYQIAAPVFLSFLVFLIIEPFSKFLHRRGLPKPFAAAISVLLFLLVILGVLFGAGALIVSQFMNLQDNLPAYTQTIQKHFSETLIFLQTRLDALPPDLTERLNGYFQDITTFAQGAAESFFHYVVGFMGSFSSFIANFGVAIILAFFLSTEIGSWRRIAKDKTPRTLKTAFVFLKDNVFKAIGSYLKAQMKLVSITFVIVYIGLLILGTGNSLSVALICAVFDVLPLLGVPVILIPWITYLFIVGNTGLAIGLIVLLAVVVISRQLLEPKITGNSIGVSSAFLMLSFMMISLSIFGVAGLILAPILLILIKELLTQGYLKQWIRLPSEEFDVSPWDMSRSYAEPEADSTEAKKSET; encoded by the coding sequence ATGCTTCCCTTGTATAAAAAATATTGGAGAACCGCCTTTGATATAGGTTTAATCGTGCTTACGGTTTACCTCATCATGTTCATATTCAGCAAGCTGTACCAAATTGCGGCTCCGGTGTTTTTATCTTTCCTCGTTTTCCTGATTATCGAGCCTTTCTCCAAATTTTTGCACCGCAGGGGGCTCCCGAAACCATTTGCCGCGGCTATATCCGTTCTGCTCTTCCTGCTCGTCATCCTGGGCGTCCTGTTCGGAGCAGGGGCTCTCATCGTGTCGCAGTTCATGAACCTGCAGGATAATTTGCCGGCTTACACCCAAACGATCCAAAAACATTTCTCGGAAACCCTCATATTCCTGCAGACCAGGCTCGACGCCCTGCCACCGGATCTGACAGAACGTCTGAACGGTTATTTCCAGGACATCACTACCTTTGCCCAAGGTGCTGCAGAATCATTTTTCCATTATGTCGTCGGATTTATGGGGTCATTCTCCTCGTTCATCGCGAATTTCGGGGTTGCGATTATCCTTGCCTTCTTCCTGAGCACTGAGATCGGCAGCTGGCGGAGAATCGCCAAAGACAAGACGCCGAGAACCCTCAAGACGGCTTTTGTTTTCCTCAAAGATAATGTATTCAAGGCAATTGGCTCCTATTTAAAAGCTCAGATGAAGCTGGTCAGCATTACCTTTGTTATTGTATATATAGGACTTCTGATATTAGGTACGGGGAATTCGCTGTCCGTTGCGCTCATCTGCGCCGTGTTCGATGTATTGCCGCTGCTGGGTGTTCCCGTTATTCTTATTCCGTGGATTACCTATTTGTTCATCGTCGGGAACACGGGACTCGCCATTGGCTTGATCGTGCTGCTTGCCGTGGTTGTCATTTCCAGACAGCTGCTCGAGCCTAAAATTACAGGAAACTCGATCGGCGTATCCTCTGCATTTCTGATGTTGTCCTTTATGATGATCTCGCTGTCCATTTTTGGAGTTGCCGGTTTGATCCTGGCGCCCATCCTGCTGATTCTCATCAAGGAACTGCTTACGCAGGGATATCTGAAGCAGTGGATCCGGCTGCCGAGTGAAGAATTCGATGTGTCTCCATGGGACATGTCCCGCTCTTACGCAGAGCCGGAGGCCGATTCAACCGAAGCCAAGAAATCGGAAACCTGA
- a CDS encoding polysaccharide deacetylase family protein, whose product MQTLLLWLFYLSSFYAFIPGILTRIFGFRVFRRGTGSNDFALTFDDGPDPIYTPRLLDLLKQYNMKATFFLVGSHAEKHPEVVKRIHSEGHLIGIHNYVHKSNWFMRPVTVRKQVKRTDDIIYSITGERSSYYRPPWGIVNLFDFAKNTGCRIILWSSMFNDWRSKIGADKLTQRMLSKLNGGEVMLLHDCGTTMGANPDAPEQMLIALERVLKVAEQKGMRSIRIDDMMAKESKAKAKKLSPLKRMIVSLWLLWEKGFHAVFALKTVSPADPMLHFRKRAFTGKTVVMEDGSQLEKGDQVLELHFDNKKLFEIGSRSRSEVQLAIKMIRAVQKDLPSLANMVLERPEYKDIRGLYAVTMISRGPEQFGFHVMDLPRGLFASSSRLYLKLLLSVIHPKGQARLKEGSQIMEPKMLMMPVDVLIGRYAEKRGQVQPPSEEQQEIEQEHVADLAVAGASQGM is encoded by the coding sequence ATGCAAACATTACTGCTATGGTTGTTTTACCTTTCATCTTTTTATGCATTTATTCCCGGCATCTTGACCCGGATATTTGGTTTCCGAGTATTTCGCAGGGGAACAGGCTCGAACGACTTTGCCTTAACCTTTGATGATGGTCCTGATCCGATCTATACACCAAGACTTCTGGATCTTTTGAAGCAGTATAATATGAAGGCGACGTTTTTCCTGGTGGGTTCCCATGCCGAGAAGCATCCAGAAGTTGTAAAACGCATTCATAGTGAAGGTCATCTGATCGGGATTCACAACTATGTTCACAAGAGCAATTGGTTCATGCGGCCGGTCACCGTCCGTAAACAAGTCAAGCGCACGGATGATATTATTTACTCTATCACCGGTGAGCGATCGAGTTATTACAGACCGCCCTGGGGAATCGTGAATTTATTCGATTTTGCCAAGAATACCGGCTGCCGGATCATCCTATGGTCCTCAATGTTTAATGATTGGCGGAGCAAGATCGGCGCCGACAAGCTGACCCAGCGAATGCTTTCCAAGCTTAACGGTGGTGAGGTTATGCTCTTACATGACTGCGGTACGACGATGGGGGCGAATCCCGATGCACCGGAGCAAATGCTGATCGCGCTGGAACGTGTTCTGAAAGTCGCAGAGCAGAAGGGAATGAGAAGCATCCGAATCGACGATATGATGGCGAAGGAAAGCAAAGCGAAAGCGAAGAAGCTGTCTCCTCTGAAGCGTATGATCGTCTCGTTGTGGCTTCTGTGGGAAAAAGGATTTCATGCGGTATTTGCGCTCAAAACGGTCTCGCCGGCAGATCCGATGCTGCATTTCCGAAAGCGCGCTTTTACCGGCAAAACGGTCGTGATGGAAGATGGCAGCCAGCTTGAAAAGGGAGACCAGGTGCTGGAGCTCCATTTTGATAACAAAAAATTGTTTGAGATCGGCAGCCGCTCCCGTTCGGAAGTGCAGCTCGCCATCAAAATGATTCGTGCCGTGCAGAAAGATCTGCCTTCTCTGGCTAATATGGTATTGGAACGGCCTGAGTACAAGGATATCAGGGGATTGTATGCTGTAACCATGATTTCACGGGGACCGGAGCAATTCGGATTTCATGTTATGGATTTACCGCGGGGACTGTTTGCAAGCTCGTCCAGACTGTATCTGAAGCTGCTGCTTAGCGTTATTCATCCGAAAGGGCAGGCCCGTCTTAAAGAGGGCAGTCAGATCATGGAGCCAAAAATGCTGATGATGCCGGTGGATGTTCTGATCGGGCGTTATGCTGAGAAGAGGGGTCAGGTTCAGCCTCCATCCGAGGAGCAGCAGGAAATAGAGCAGGAACATGTGGCTGACCTGGCGGTTGCCGGTGCATCGCAGGGCATGTAG
- the ilvD gene encoding dihydroxy-acid dehydratase: MTTKKMRSDMIKKGFDRAPHRSLLRAAGVKEEDFGKPFIAVCNSYIDIVPGHVHLQEFGKIVKEAIREAGGVPFEFNTIGVDDGIAMGHIGMRYSLPSREIIADSLETVVSAHWFDGMVCIPNCDKITPGMLMGALRVNIPTVFVSGGPMKAGVDSKGRKLSLTSVFEGVGAHQVGKINDDELLELEQFGCPTCGSCSGMFTANSMNCLAEALGLALPGNGTILAIAEERKEFVKQSAKQLMELVKMDLKPRDIVTVEAIDNAFALDMAMGGSTNTVLHTLALAQEAGLDYPLERINEVADRVPHISKLAPASDYFIEDVHLAGGVSAVLHELLKKPGALHGDCITVTGKTLAENVAGCEIQDENVIHPIDSPYSERGGLAVLYGNLAPEGSIIKVGAVDPSVGGYHKGPAICFNSQDEALSGIANGKVKEGHVVVIRYEGPKGGPGMPEMLAPTSQIAGMGLGAKVGLITDGRFSGASRGISIGHISPEAAEGGPIAFVEDGDIIELDLNNRTIQLLDVSDEEMAVRRSKWVDFEPKVKTGYLARYSKLVTNASSGGVLKI, encoded by the coding sequence ATGACAACCAAAAAAATGCGTTCAGACATGATCAAAAAAGGCTTTGACCGCGCGCCGCACCGCAGCCTTCTGCGTGCAGCAGGCGTTAAGGAAGAGGATTTCGGCAAACCGTTCATCGCCGTATGTAACTCTTACATCGACATCGTTCCGGGTCATGTGCATCTTCAGGAATTCGGTAAAATCGTGAAGGAAGCGATCCGTGAAGCTGGCGGCGTTCCGTTCGAGTTCAACACCATCGGCGTGGATGACGGAATTGCCATGGGTCATATCGGCATGCGCTACTCGCTGCCAAGCCGCGAGATCATAGCGGATTCCCTAGAAACCGTCGTATCGGCTCACTGGTTCGATGGCATGGTGTGTATCCCGAACTGTGACAAAATCACGCCCGGCATGCTGATGGGTGCCCTGCGCGTCAATATCCCTACGGTGTTTGTCAGCGGCGGGCCGATGAAAGCCGGCGTGGACAGCAAAGGCCGCAAATTGTCCCTGACCTCCGTATTTGAAGGCGTCGGCGCTCACCAGGTCGGCAAAATCAATGATGATGAGCTCCTGGAACTGGAACAATTCGGTTGTCCAACCTGCGGTTCCTGCTCCGGCATGTTCACCGCTAACTCCATGAACTGTCTAGCCGAAGCGCTGGGTCTTGCTCTCCCGGGTAATGGTACCATTCTTGCCATCGCCGAAGAGCGTAAAGAATTCGTCAAGCAATCCGCCAAACAATTGATGGAACTCGTCAAAATGGACCTCAAGCCGCGTGATATCGTAACCGTTGAAGCAATCGACAACGCGTTTGCGCTGGATATGGCGATGGGCGGGTCTACCAACACCGTGCTCCATACGCTGGCTCTCGCACAAGAAGCCGGTCTCGATTACCCGCTGGAGCGGATCAACGAAGTTGCTGACCGCGTTCCTCACATCTCCAAGCTGGCTCCAGCTTCGGATTACTTTATTGAAGATGTACACTTGGCAGGCGGTGTGAGCGCGGTTCTGCATGAGCTTCTCAAGAAGCCGGGCGCACTACACGGGGATTGCATCACCGTAACGGGCAAGACGCTGGCCGAGAATGTAGCGGGCTGTGAAATCCAGGATGAGAACGTCATCCATCCGATCGATTCCCCGTATTCCGAACGCGGCGGTCTCGCGGTACTGTATGGCAATCTGGCTCCTGAAGGTTCTATCATCAAAGTCGGTGCCGTTGATCCATCGGTTGGCGGATACCATAAAGGGCCTGCTATCTGCTTTAACTCTCAGGACGAGGCGCTTAGCGGAATTGCCAACGGCAAGGTCAAGGAAGGTCATGTGGTTGTCATTCGTTATGAAGGGCCTAAGGGCGGACCGGGTATGCCGGAAATGCTGGCGCCGACCTCACAGATCGCAGGTATGGGGCTCGGAGCCAAAGTCGGTCTGATCACAGACGGACGCTTCTCCGGTGCTTCCCGTGGTATCAGCATCGGTCATATCTCGCCGGAAGCGGCGGAAGGCGGACCTATCGCTTTCGTTGAAGACGGTGATATCATCGAGCTTGACCTGAATAACCGGACCATTCAATTGCTGGACGTTTCCGATGAGGAAATGGCTGTACGCCGCAGCAAATGGGTTGACTTCGAACCGAAGGTGAAGACCGGTTATCTTGCTCGCTACTCGAAGCTTGTTACGAACGCCAGCTCAGGCGGCGTATTGAAAATCTAA
- a CDS encoding HAD family hydrolase, translated as MPFVQVKGRTVPCKGILFDKDGTLLHFMALWGGWADYVLKFMEERLGLMGAGFTVPKEHVLGTKHDANSRVTGYDVQGPLAMGTVEETNGLLAWQLYAAGMPWNEAIMQVHQITKNAMYEVRQQKPAFPMPGLENFLKKCSLASVKTAVVTSDDTSNAKEQLEWMGLHTSFTAILGRDQVRNGKPHPEMTETACRLLGIMPEEAVVIGDSNADMQMAKQAGAALAVGLMTDEGEPVHLTDADVVISDYNELDVYR; from the coding sequence TTGCCGTTTGTTCAAGTGAAGGGACGAACCGTTCCCTGCAAAGGGATTTTGTTTGATAAAGACGGAACGCTGCTCCATTTCATGGCGCTGTGGGGAGGATGGGCCGATTATGTGCTCAAGTTCATGGAGGAACGGCTGGGATTAATGGGAGCCGGCTTCACGGTGCCGAAAGAGCACGTGCTGGGCACTAAGCATGATGCCAACAGTCGTGTGACGGGGTACGACGTTCAGGGGCCTCTCGCCATGGGTACCGTGGAGGAGACGAACGGGCTGCTGGCTTGGCAGCTGTACGCTGCAGGAATGCCCTGGAACGAAGCGATTATGCAGGTCCATCAGATTACGAAAAACGCCATGTATGAGGTTCGTCAGCAGAAGCCGGCATTCCCGATGCCCGGGCTGGAGAATTTTCTGAAGAAATGCAGCTTGGCGTCCGTGAAGACGGCCGTGGTGACTTCGGACGACACCTCTAATGCCAAGGAACAGCTGGAGTGGATGGGGCTACACACTTCCTTTACAGCCATTTTGGGAAGAGATCAGGTTCGAAACGGCAAGCCGCACCCGGAAATGACGGAGACCGCTTGCCGCCTGCTTGGGATTATGCCCGAGGAAGCGGTGGTGATCGGTGACAGCAACGCGGATATGCAAATGGCGAAGCAAGCAGGCGCCGCTCTGGCTGTGGGTTTAATGACAGATGAAGGGGAACCTGTACATCTGACAGATGCCGATGTCGTCATATCCGATTATAATGAATTAGACGTGTACAGGTAG
- a CDS encoding NAD-dependent protein deacylase, which yields MENREKIEQLATWIEASDYIVFFGGAGTSTESGIPDFRSAAGLYQSEHQSPYPPEVMLSHTFFMKHPEVFYDFYRSKMLHPQAQPNGCHRLLSRLEHDGKLKAVITQNIDGLHQTAGCSEVLELHGSVHRNYCMDCSRFYSLQDILDIKETVPRCKDCGGLVRPDVVLYEEELDQNIIMRSIQEISTADLLIIGGTSLTVHPAASLISYFHGSKVALLNADPTPYDHRAGLLIADRIGQVMTQVDKLIST from the coding sequence GTGGAGAACAGGGAAAAGATCGAGCAGTTGGCAACATGGATCGAAGCGAGCGACTACATTGTTTTTTTCGGGGGAGCCGGTACCTCCACGGAGAGCGGGATTCCTGACTTCCGTTCGGCAGCCGGATTATACCAGAGCGAGCACCAATCTCCGTATCCGCCGGAGGTCATGCTCAGCCACACTTTTTTCATGAAGCATCCGGAAGTGTTTTACGACTTTTACCGAAGCAAGATGCTTCACCCGCAAGCGCAGCCGAACGGCTGTCACCGGTTGTTGTCGAGACTGGAGCATGACGGTAAGCTGAAGGCGGTAATCACGCAAAATATTGACGGTTTGCATCAGACCGCCGGATGCTCCGAGGTGCTGGAGCTTCATGGCTCTGTGCACCGCAATTATTGCATGGATTGCTCCCGGTTCTACAGCCTCCAGGATATTCTGGACATCAAGGAAACCGTCCCGCGCTGCAAGGATTGCGGTGGACTGGTGCGTCCGGATGTCGTGCTGTATGAAGAGGAATTGGATCAGAACATCATCATGCGCTCGATCCAGGAAATATCGACGGCAGATTTGTTGATTATTGGCGGGACTTCCCTGACGGTACATCCCGCTGCGAGTTTGATATCCTATTTTCATGGGAGCAAGGTAGCTTTGTTGAATGCGGATCCAACCCCTTACGATCACCGTGCAGGCCTTTTGATTGCGGATCGGATCGGTCAGGTCATGACGCAGGTGGATAAGCTGATCAGCACGTAG
- the mgrA gene encoding L-glyceraldehyde 3-phosphate reductase, producing the protein MTYVASEDRYEGMKYNRVGRSGLKLPAISLGLWHNFGGVDTYENGRNMITRSFDLGITHFDLANNYGPPAGSAEETFGKVLSRDLKAYRDELVISSKAGYHMWPGPYGDFGSRKYLVASLDQSLKRMGLDYVDIFYHHRMDPETPLEETMVALDHLVRSGKAQYVGVSNYSPEKTREAISILKSLGTPLLIHQPSYSMLDRWVENGLLDVLEENGVGSIAFTPLAQGLLTNKYLNGVPGDSRAASASVFLNESNITPEVLRKIRALNQIAQARNQTLAQFALAWVLRGGRVTSALIGASKVSQIEDNVAALNNLEFSKEELDRIEAILKTENASSAEG; encoded by the coding sequence GTGACCTATGTGGCTAGCGAAGACCGCTATGAAGGAATGAAGTATAACCGCGTGGGGCGATCCGGATTGAAACTTCCGGCGATCTCCCTTGGATTATGGCATAATTTCGGTGGTGTCGACACGTATGAAAACGGGCGTAATATGATAACGCGCTCCTTCGATTTGGGCATTACCCACTTCGATCTGGCGAACAATTACGGACCGCCTGCAGGCTCTGCCGAAGAGACGTTCGGTAAGGTTCTCTCAAGGGATCTTAAGGCATACCGTGATGAGCTCGTCATTTCGTCCAAAGCGGGCTATCATATGTGGCCGGGACCTTACGGCGACTTCGGTTCGCGTAAATATTTGGTTGCAAGTCTCGATCAGAGCTTGAAACGTATGGGCCTGGACTATGTCGATATTTTCTATCATCATCGGATGGATCCGGAAACGCCGCTTGAGGAAACCATGGTAGCGCTGGACCATCTTGTTCGTTCAGGCAAGGCGCAATATGTCGGAGTCTCCAATTATTCGCCGGAGAAGACGCGGGAAGCGATCTCGATTCTGAAAAGCCTGGGAACTCCGCTGCTCATCCATCAACCAAGCTACTCCATGCTGGACCGCTGGGTGGAGAACGGGCTGCTCGATGTCCTGGAAGAGAACGGGGTCGGAAGCATCGCCTTCACTCCGCTGGCTCAAGGACTATTGACCAACAAATATTTGAATGGCGTGCCCGGCGATTCACGCGCCGCAAGCGCATCCGTATTCTTGAACGAAAGCAATATCACGCCAGAAGTGCTGCGCAAGATCAGAGCTTTGAACCAAATCGCTCAAGCGCGGAACCAGACTCTTGCCCAATTCGCTCTCGCTTGGGTCCTCCGCGGCGGCCGGGTGACATCTGCCCTGATTGGGGCAAGCAAGGTAAGTCAGATCGAAGACAATGTGGCTGCCTTGAACAACCTGGAGTTCTCGAAGGAAGAACTGGATCGCATTGAAGCGATTCTGAAAACGGAGAACGCCTCTTCTGCAGAGGGATAA
- a CDS encoding AraC family transcriptional regulator: MKPTYSVASNPAQQGSDSLHVRFAGESQTLPEHALGPKIYDHYLLHIIESGHGIFRTETDSYQLGPGDCFLIHPGQIVSYVSDASHPWRYRWVAFDGEHAGEGVHRSGLTPEKPVLHLMENNPIPGYVSLIQSHFQSREESSHIAAIGYLHLIWAEIMNRSDRPSRLTLAEPQVQRTVKQMISYMASQYAHPVSIEQMCASLGYNRAYLSRIFKQETGMTPITYLLKLRIDQSKRLLRERPDLSIEQVSASVGLTDPLYFSRQFKRLVGRSPTRYRKDILSSSTLS; encoded by the coding sequence ATGAAACCAACCTATTCTGTTGCTTCCAATCCTGCGCAGCAAGGCAGCGATTCGCTTCACGTCCGATTCGCCGGCGAGAGCCAGACCCTGCCGGAGCATGCATTGGGTCCGAAAATATACGATCATTACTTATTGCATATTATCGAGTCGGGACATGGCATATTTCGAACCGAAACCGACAGTTATCAGCTCGGCCCCGGCGACTGTTTCCTGATCCATCCCGGTCAAATTGTCAGTTATGTATCTGATGCGAGCCATCCCTGGCGTTACCGATGGGTCGCCTTTGATGGAGAACACGCCGGCGAAGGTGTACACCGTTCGGGACTCACCCCCGAAAAGCCTGTCCTCCATCTCATGGAGAACAACCCGATTCCGGGCTACGTGTCCCTCATTCAGAGCCATTTTCAATCCAGGGAGGAGAGCTCCCATATCGCCGCTATCGGTTATCTGCATTTAATCTGGGCCGAGATCATGAATCGGAGTGACCGACCGTCCCGTTTAACGCTGGCTGAGCCGCAGGTTCAGCGCACGGTGAAGCAGATGATCAGTTATATGGCTTCTCAATACGCCCATCCCGTATCGATTGAACAAATGTGCGCAAGCCTGGGCTACAACCGCGCGTACCTGTCGCGCATCTTCAAGCAGGAAACGGGCATGACTCCGATTACGTATCTGCTTAAATTAAGAATCGACCAATCCAAGCGGCTGCTGCGCGAACGTCCCGATTTGTCCATCGAGCAGGTTTCCGCATCCGTTGGACTCACCGATCCGCTCTATTTCTCGCGTCAGTTCAAGCGTCTCGTCGGTCGATCCCCTACAAGGTACCGCAAGGATATCCTCTCATCATCGACACTCTCTTAA
- a CDS encoding galactokinase: protein MTTEQLMERFMDKHGESQHKVRIFNAPGRVNLIGEHLDYNGGYVLPAALEFGTTLIIRPRDDNKVSFSSTNIPYELTISLDEDYGYKSDQWTDYPVGVITELNKIGCNLSSGYDLLYHGDIPNGAGLSSSASIEVVTAYAFLKMEGKETDTVEIAKLSQRVENLFVGVNSGIMDQFAVANGKQDHAILLMCDTLEYELVPFRTGAYKIVISNTNKRRGLVDSKYNERRSECDRALEILQKELPALSYLAQLNPDQFASLQDSIRDETVRRRAQHVVEENQRVHDSVKALRNGDLEAFGQFMNQSHDSLRYLYEVTGDELDALVEEAQRIPGTLGSRMTGAGFGGCTVSLVHEDAVERFIAEVRQQYEARTGLKPDFYVCGVGQGVHELKEGE, encoded by the coding sequence GTGACGACGGAACAGCTTATGGAAAGATTTATGGACAAGCACGGTGAGAGCCAGCATAAGGTTCGCATATTTAACGCGCCCGGCCGCGTGAATCTGATCGGGGAGCATTTGGATTATAACGGAGGCTACGTGCTCCCGGCTGCCTTGGAGTTTGGCACGACCTTGATTATAAGGCCTCGCGACGATAACAAGGTGAGCTTTTCATCCACCAATATCCCTTATGAGTTAACGATCAGCCTGGATGAGGATTATGGCTACAAAAGCGATCAATGGACAGATTATCCGGTTGGCGTCATAACGGAGCTGAATAAAATCGGCTGTAACCTTAGCAGCGGTTACGACCTGCTCTACCATGGGGATATCCCGAACGGCGCGGGTCTCTCTTCCTCGGCTTCCATCGAAGTGGTCACGGCTTACGCCTTCTTGAAGATGGAAGGCAAGGAGACGGATACGGTGGAGATTGCGAAGCTCTCGCAGCGGGTGGAGAACCTGTTCGTCGGCGTCAACTCCGGCATTATGGATCAATTCGCCGTAGCCAACGGCAAGCAGGATCATGCCATTCTGTTGATGTGCGATACGCTCGAATATGAACTGGTGCCGTTCCGGACCGGAGCTTACAAAATCGTGATTTCAAATACCAACAAACGGCGCGGACTCGTGGATTCCAAATACAATGAACGCCGCAGCGAGTGTGACCGCGCATTGGAAATTTTGCAGAAGGAGCTGCCGGCGTTATCGTATCTCGCTCAGCTGAATCCGGATCAATTCGCCAGCCTACAGGACAGCATCCGGGATGAAACCGTCCGTAGACGTGCCCAGCATGTCGTTGAGGAAAACCAACGTGTGCATGATTCCGTGAAGGCCTTGAGGAACGGAGATCTGGAAGCATTCGGACAATTTATGAATCAGTCCCACGACTCCTTGCGTTATCTGTACGAAGTAACGGGCGACGAGCTGGATGCGCTGGTGGAAGAAGCACAGCGGATTCCGGGAACGCTGGGTTCCAGAATGACAGGAGCCGGCTTTGGAGGCTGTACGGTATCTCTCGTACACGAGGATGCGGTGGAGCGTTTCATTGCGGAGGTGAGGCAGCAGTACGAAGCCAGAACGGGACTGAAGCCGGACTTCTATGTATGCGGCGTAGGTCAAGGTGTGCATGAATTGAAGGAGGGCGAATAA